One region of Pseudomonas alvandae genomic DNA includes:
- a CDS encoding MarR family winged helix-turn-helix transcriptional regulator, which translates to MNDLSVDSLKLDSQLCFKLYAASRAVIRGYKPMLDQLGLTYPQYLAMLVLWEWQENAPEQPTVKALGERLLLDSGTLTPLLKRLEQLELVQRQRSARDEREVHLSLSDSGKALREQVGPLKARLLCDSGIDLDRVGDLRDSLDHLLAQIKALT; encoded by the coding sequence CTGTGCTTCAAGCTGTATGCCGCGTCGCGGGCGGTGATTCGCGGCTACAAGCCGATGCTGGATCAGCTCGGCCTGACCTACCCGCAGTATCTGGCGATGCTGGTGCTGTGGGAATGGCAGGAAAACGCTCCGGAACAACCCACGGTCAAGGCACTGGGGGAGCGTCTACTGCTTGATTCCGGCACGCTGACGCCGTTGCTCAAGCGTTTGGAGCAACTGGAGTTGGTCCAGCGCCAGCGTTCAGCCCGTGATGAACGCGAGGTTCATTTGAGCCTGTCGGACAGCGGAAAGGCCTTGCGCGAGCAGGTCGGCCCGCTCAAGGCCCGTCTGCTCTGCGACAGCGGCATCGACCTGGATCGCGTAGGGGACCTGCGAGACAGCCTGGATCATTTGTTAGCCCAGATCAAAGCGCTGACGTAG